Genomic segment of Ranitomeya imitator isolate aRanImi1 chromosome 6, aRanImi1.pri, whole genome shotgun sequence:
tgtccgatctcaattccagccaattctgcgttgaaaaagtaaaacagtgcttcttcccttccgagctctcccgtgtgcccaaacaggggtttaccccaacatatggggtatcagcgtactaagaacaaataggacaacaacttttggggtccaatttctcctgttacccttgggaaaatacaaaactcggggctaaaacatattttttgtgggaaaaaaaaagattttttattttcacggctctgcgttataaactgtagtgaagcactagggggttcaaagttctcacaacacatctagattagttccctggggggtctagtttccaatatggggtcacttgtggggggtttctactgtttaggtacattaggggttctgcaaacgcaatgtgacgtctgcagaccattccatctaagtctgcattccaaatggcgctccttcccttccgagctctgccatgcgctcaaacggtggtttcccccaacatacggggtatcagcgtactcaggacaaattggacaacaacttttggggtcgaatttctcctcttacactcgggaaaatacaaaactgggggctaaaaaataattttggggggaaagatttttttttttaattttcacggctctgcgttacaaactgtagtgaaacacttgggggttcaaagctatcacaacacatctagatgagttccttagggggtctagtttccaaaatggtgtcacttgtgggaggtttctactgtttaggtacattaggggttctgcaaatgcaatgtgacacctgcagaccattccatctaagtcctcattccaaatggagctccttcccttccgagccctcccatgcgcccaaacagtggttccccccacatatggggtatcagcgcactcaggacaaattggacaacaaattgtggggtcgaatttctcctgttaccctcgggaaaatacaaaactgggggctaaaaaataatttttgtgggaaaaaatttttgttttatttttacggctctccattataaacttctgtgaagcccttggtgggtcaaagcgctcagcacacatctagataagttccgaagggggtctactttccaaaatggtgtcacttgtgggggatttctactgtttaggtacattaggggctctacaaacgcaatgtgacacctgcagaccattccatctaagtctgcattcaaatggcactccttcccttctgagccctcccatgtgcccaaacagtggttccccccacatatggtgtatcatcgcactcaggacaaattgggcaacaaattttggggtccaatttctcctgttaccctcaggaaaatacaaaactgggggctaaaaaaataatttttgtgggaaaaaaattttgttttatttttacggctctgcattataaacttctgtgaagcacttggtgggtcaaagtgctcaccacacctctagataagttccttagggggtctactttccaaaatggtgtcatttgtggggggtttcaatgtttaggcacatcagtggctcttcaaacgcaacatggcgtcccatctcaattcctgtcaattttgctttgaaaagtcaaacggcgctccttcccttccgagctctcccatccgcccaaacagtggtttacccccacatatggggtatcagcgtactcaggacaaattgtacaacaacttttggggtccaatttcttctcttacccttgggaaaataaaaaattgggggcaaaaatataatttttgtgaaaaaatatgattttttatttttacggttctacattataaacttctgtgaagcacttggtgggtcaaagtgctcaccacacctctagataagttccttagggggtctactttccaaaatggtgtcacctgtggggggtttcaatgtttaggcacatcagtggctcttcaaacgcaacatgacgtcccatctcaattcctgtcaattttgcattgaaaagtcaaacggcgctccttcccttccgagctctcccatccgcccaaacagtggtttacccccacatatgggctatcagcgtactcaggacaaattgtacaacaacttttggggtccaatttcttctcttacccttgggaaaataaaaaattgggggcgaaaagataatttttgtgaaaaaatatgattttttatttttacggttctacattataaacttctgtgaagcacttggtgggtcaaagtgctcaccacacctctagataagttccttagggggtctactttccaaaatggtacaagagtaaagatagaaaggggcgcaccaatatataatgtcacagtcaccatcaaggggtgcaatacttagtctataaatagaacaggacaaacgaaaagagaaagggtagactaaaaatagtatgcacaacccaaaatatagagacaatcggtagtactataaagcaaaacacccttattaaacacctcaaaaaacatgttaaaaacatttaaaaacaaatgtacaaatccctatacccatcatatcccataataaatgacaatcccataatacaataggaaaacagtaatatcctaccctagatgcacctagtcacatatgctctcctgcaaaaatgtgcctatacaggccgcaaaggactcgaccacaatatgtcagtatccactgctaataaccaaaaaatgaaacatccatgcaatacatagtcctgagattggaatgtgatagcatgctatataacagctgtggatacaacctgtcctgcgtcaattctggtatatggagatgcagcaatgtcaaagggcacagagcaccacaagggttaaatccacatagagccagggaacataacagccccaaaatggccctgaggtaggagaaggataaggtgggagcgcaccccacgcgtatcgctgcctccgcagcttcgtcaggggaagtgaaactaaaggtgcaacagtgtgtgcttaaataataaatccaataaggtaaattgcataccagtgtgggagagagagagagagaggtaaaagccggaagacgccggcgacgccatgacgacaggaacacaatcataatgaacggcaatcctagagcgtccaaaaggtcacatgcgcacgcgcaaaccgcggtattccataggaccacgttgcgcacgcgccgtgccagccggctagatggacacgtcataggacacagggcaaagagaaatggaataaagcccgaggaccggactaagctagcgaggccggctagatggacacatcatgggacacagagcagagggggtgggataaggaccaaaaagccagagaggggggaagggaggggaaaaaaaaaaaaaaaaaacacaacaggtaaaaagagggcagagtgtgcatgttgcagcaagacacagaggcacaagatatccacccgcagaatgccgggagatatcacaatcatagacatatactagtgattaaaggcaaaaccgccaaaggacacaaaaaaagacagggcatataaagccacccagaaaacctgaaagggagaaaggaatattattattgttggcaagtgcacaggtataagtgcacgtaaacacctatacagcaaccatatacagtatataacaatatcaggcaaaaaacacacacatatataaatataaacagactgatgtcccttgagtccgtaagtatatgtacgagtattctctcaatgccgctatgtagacgtttccggtccccagcttatagtcccatagtcgatgaggccgacaccatccagatctatacgagagaaagcactcttcatcacaagccccttccgacttgccaatctcaaatgcgcatccgagcccatggtccataataggagtttgccataaaatccgcattgtagctgtgagagcaaaatctcttctgcataagatgtccttccatttgccataatggcatgccgcacatccaccctccagggtccacttcattatctaatgtgtcaaagacctctgcatccatgttggtccccacagtaagcttgtaatatccatatcccaatttccagggatgatcatcacccttttgggtgcgtcctcagccttcctgaatggagacaaatgcaaaattagatatgggcaccaaatctgaagggaaccaaatcagacgtcccagaaactaaaaataccccaatgaatctacgcgccaactatcctaggaaccccgtgaagagcaattcctcatttaggcccatgggtgcgaccgcctgaagatcgaaaatccacctggactcagcacgcaagagatagttagatatattgccacccctttcgccacaggaaaccctctgtaaccccacaacttgcaaatcaatgggcgaacccctatgtttcagcaagaaatgcgccgccacaggagtcaagattttacctttgccttggtccgtagccgccaggcgtatggttgatacgtgtttttgaaacctcttacgtagttcttgggatgtttgccctacatagatcatattacaagggcaaattagcacataaataacatttctgctcctgcagttgatgtaagcctttaacgcatgtctgctggagttcgtggggtgtgtaaatatgtcccgggtgggcgtcataaaggggcagacattacattccccacaggggaatgatcccttgaggacaatacccctattaagtttgaccgtgggcctagaaaaatggctcctggtcaacaactgcctcagattcggggctcttctagatgtcaataacggcctattgctgatgacttgtgtggtttgcatatctgtttgcaagatcggccaatgtctagtgaggatgtgtcttacctgcccccagctgtcattATAGTCCGTGATGAACCTCGTCTGCGATTCTCGGGAACGACCCACAGGAATCAAAAGTGAGGCCTGATCATGTTGTCTTGCTCGCTGGAAAGCCGTGGCAACCACTCGTTTGGGATAACTCCTCTGTCTGAAGCGGTCCGTCAGATCCCGAGCTTGCATCAGAAAATCTTGATCCCGAGTGCAATTACGTCTAATGCGTAAAAATTGTCCCGTCGGGACGCCCACCTTCGTGTGCCAAGGGTGAAAACTGTTGAACTCCAAAAGAGCGTTAGTAGCAGTGGGCTTCCGGAAAAGGTCCGTGACCAGCTTGTTCCCTTGTACGAAAATTCTCAGATCCAGAAAGCTAGTCGAACTGTTGGAAATAGAGTGGGTTAAAAAGATATTATGGGGGTTGGAATTGAGGCTGTGGATGAAATCAGTACAACCCTCCCTGCTGCCCGACCAAATAAAGAATAAGTCATCGATATAgcgatgccaattccggacatgatgttgatatgccagggatgggtacacaaacacctcctcccaccaacctaagaagatgtttgcgtaggttggtgcacatttcgcccccattgccactccagctgtctgtaaataaaatgttctgtcaaacaaaaaatagttgtgatgAAGAACAAATTTCAGCAGATCCAACAGAAAAGAATCATGCCCCCGATCTGAGTGTGACAGTTTGTCTAGGCAAAAAGTAACCGCATGCAGGCCATCACTATGCTTGATGTTGGAGTACAAAGACTCCACATCACAAGTTACCAGGTAGAATTCTCCCGGCAGTTCTATCCGTCCACAGACCTCAATAAAATGGGCAGAATCCCTTATAAAGGAGGGCAAGGCCGTGACTATTGGCTGGAAGAAGAAGTCCAAATACTCACTTGCCCGCTCGCAGATACTCCCAATGCTAGAAACAATCGGCCTTCCTGGTGGTTTCTTCTCGTCTTTATGTATcttcggcaacatataaaatgttgccgtgaccggatgttccacccataaatattttttctcTTGGGGCGAGATAATGCCGAAACTTAGCGTCCTGCAGAGTAAAGAGTCAAATTTAGACGCAAACACTGCCGTAGGATCTGAAGGTAATTTTTGATAGCATCTGGGGTTAGTGAGCTGTCTATTGGCCTCCTCTAAATATGCTTCAATTGACCACagcaccacattgccccccttatccgcctctttAATCACAAATTCCTTGTTGCTTTGTAAGTCCCGCAAGGCCCGTTTTTCGGCAAGATTAAGGTTAGAGGATCTACCCACCTGTGTTGGCATTGCCAGAATGTCTCGTTTCACCAGCTCAAAGAATATCTTGATTGCGGGTACCAAGGAAAAGGAAGGCGTTTTAAGGGATCTATTTCTGCCAGGGAACTTTCTTCTGGTACACCCTGATTCGTTCTCCTCCAGTAGGGCTAGTAGATCTTGAAAGGCTTGGCGCTCATCCTCAGGTATTGATTGTAGAATATCCGGTTTTTTGTAGATAACCTGAAATGTGAGGTTCCTACAAAACAAATAGAGGTCCTTAACTAAAGTAAATTTGTCGGCCGTATGTGTGGGAGCAAAAGTTAAACCCCTCTTCAGGACGGCAAGTTCCACCGCAGTAAGTTCATATTTAGAAAGATTTATTACCTGGAGGGTGGATGTAGAGGCTCCAGAGGTCTGTTCCGTATCAGGGGGGGAGGAGGCTTGATTTATTTCCGTCTGGTTGAGTATTTGTGGGGGTAAGTCGGATTGTGGTCCCTGTGGCGCGTTATGCGTTTTCTTGTTCCCCCTCCGTCTCCTCCCACGCCTGGTCCGTGGTCTACCTCGCTTCCGGTGGAAGATAAAAAATCATCACTAGAGCTTTCTTCACCACGAGGTAGAGAGGTGGATATTGTAGTTGCTGTCACGGAACCATGGCCATAGGTTCTAGTACGGCGTGGGTTACCCCTGTGCGTCCATCTATACACTGCATTTTGCTCAAAATCAGTCCTGTCCCTAAGAAGTTTTTTACGCTTCCTGCTCGTCACCTCTACCTCATATTTGTCCAAGGTCTCTTTAAGTGTGGTCTTGAAGGTATGCACCTGTGTCCCTTCAAATGTGTTCAATTTGGTTTCCAATTCTTTAATGGAGGTCTTGGTCGCCGTAAACAGGTCTCTGTCATGCTCCAATAATAGGTTGATAAGTATATTTGAACAGCGTGTAAGACCCTGTTCCCAAATCTGTTTAAATGATCCTGAGGGTTCCCAAGCTGGAAATATGGAGACCCTCAAACCACGAGGTATCAAACCTAATTTCAAATACTCTTCTAGACTCCTCATGTTCCACCAGAGTCTAATCCCTGTCTTATGTGCCCTCATCAATTCTGAGCACACATTGGAAAAACCTGATTCTGACTCAACAGCAACCGATCCAGAAAGATCAAACACATTGGATGGTTTGGCTAGCCAGGCCGCCTCCCTAGCCTCCCAGTCCATCACCCTAAACCCGAGTATGCAAAaaccaatatgaaaaaaaaaaaaaaataaataaataaaataattatatatataataataatatacaaaattACGCAAAAATATGCGTGTGCTGCTCCCAAAGAACACCCCGGGACACGGGGCAACAACTAGCacaagagtaaagatagaaaggggcgcaccaatatataatgtcacagtcaccatcaaggggtgcaatacttagtctataaatagaacaggacaaacgaaaagagaaagggtagactaaaaatagtatgcacaacccaaaatatagagacaatcggtagtactataaagcaaaacacccttattaaacacctcaaaaaacatgttaaaaacatttaaaaacaaatgtacatgattcttttctgttggatctgctgaaatttgttcttcatcacaactattttttgtttgacagaacattttatttacagacagctggagtggcaatgggggcgaaatgtgcaccaacctacgcaaacatcttcttaggttggtgggaggaggtgtttgtgtacccatccctggcatatcaacatcatgtccggaattggcatcgcTATATCGATGACTTATTCTTTATTTGGTCGGGCAGCAGGGAGGGTTGTACTGATTTCATCCACAGCCTCAATTCCAACCCCCATAATATCTTTTTAACCCACTCTATTTCCAACAGTTCGACTAGCTTTCTGGATCTGAGAATTTTCGTACAAGGGAACAAGCTGGTCACGGACCTTTTCCGGAAGCCCACTGCTACTAACGCTCTTTTGGAGTTCAACAGTTTTCACCCTTGGCACACGAAGGTGGGCGTCCCGACGGGACAATTTTTACGCATTAGACGTAATTGCACTCGGGATCAAGATTTTCTGATGCAAGCTCGGGATCTGACGGACCGCTTCAGACAGAGGAGTTATCCCAAACGAGTGGTTGCCACGGCTTTCCAGCGAGCAAGACAACATGATCAGGCCTCACTTTTGATTCCTGTGGGTCGTTCCCGAGAATCGCAGACGAGGTTCATCACGGACTATaatgacagctgggggcaggtaagacacatcctcactagacattggccgatcttgcaaacagatatgcaaaccacacaagtcatcagcaataggccgttattgacatctagaagagccccgaatctgaggcagttgttgaccaggagccatttttctaggcccacggtcaaacttaataggggtattgtcctcaagggatcattcccctgtggggaatgtaatgtctgcccctttatgacgcccacccgggacatatttacacaccccacgaactccagcagacatgcgttaaaggcttacatcaactgcaggagcagaaatgttatttatgtgctaatttgcccttgtaatatgatctatgtagggcaaacatcccaagaactacgtaagaggtttcaaaaacacgtatcaaccatacgcctggcggctacggaccaaggcaaaggtaaaatcttgactcctgtggcggcgcatttct
This window contains:
- the LOC138642965 gene encoding uncharacterized protein isoform X1, with translation MGAKCAPTYANIFLGWWEEVFVYPSLAYQHHVRNWHRYIDDLFFIWSGSREGCTDFIHSLNSNPHNIFLTHSISNSSTSFLDLRIFVQGNKLVTDLFRKPTATNALLEFNSFHPWHTKVGVPTGQFLRIRRNCTRDQDFLMQARDLTDRFRQRSYPKRVVATAFQRARQHDQASLLIPVGRSRESQTRFITDYNDSWGQVRHILTRHWPILQTDMQTTQVISNRPLLTSRRAPNLRQLLTRSHFSRPTVKLNRGIVLKGSFPCGECNVCPFMTPTRDIFTHPTNSSRHALKAYINCRSRNVIYVLICPCNMIYVGQTSQELRKRFQKHVSTIRLAATDQGKGRLRTHPKG
- the LOC138642966 gene encoding uncharacterized protein isoform X1 translates to MGAKCAPTYANIFLGWWEEVFVYPSLAYQHHVRNWHRYIDDLFFIWSGSREGCTDFIHSLNSNPHNIFLTHSISNSSTSFLDLRIFVQGNKLVTDLFRKPTATNALLEFNSFHPWHTKVGVPTGQFLRIRRNCTRDQDFLMQARDLTDRFRQRSYPKRVVATAFQRARQHDQASLLIPVGRSRESQTRFITDYNDSWGQVRHILTRHWPILQTDMQTTQVISNRPLLTSRRAPNLRQLLTRSHFSRPTVKLNRGIVLKGSFPCGECNVCPFMTPTRDIFTHPTNSSRHALKAYINCRSRNVIYVLICPCNMIYVGQTSQELRKRFQKHVSTIRLAATDQGKGRLRTHPKG
- the LOC138642966 gene encoding uncharacterized protein isoform X2, with translation MGAKCAPTYANIFLGWWEEVFVYPSLAYQHHVRNWHRYIDDLFFIWSGSREGCTDFIHSLNSNPHNIFLTHSISNSSTSFLDLRIFVQGNKLVTDLFRKPTATNALLEFNSFHPWHTKVGVPTGQFLRIRRNCTRDQDFLMQARDLTDRFRQRSYPKRVVATAFQRARQHDQASLLIPVGRSRESQTRFITDYNDSWGQGKHPKNYVRGFKNTYQPYAWRLRTKAKEG
- the LOC138642965 gene encoding uncharacterized protein isoform X2; translation: MGAKCAPTYANIFLGWWEEVFVYPSLAYQHHVRNWHRYIDDLFFIWSGSREGCTDFIHSLNSNPHNIFLTHSISNSSTSFLDLRIFVQGNKLVTDLFRKPTATNALLEFNSFHPWHTKVGVPTGQFLRIRRNCTRDQDFLMQARDLTDRFRQRSYPKRVVATAFQRARQHDQASLLIPVGRSRESQTRFITDYNDSWGQGKHPKNYVRGFKNTYQPYAWRLRTKAKEG